One window of the Gimesia sp. genome contains the following:
- a CDS encoding DUF1853 family protein — protein MYQEPELRQSRALRDLQWAIESPSLITQLDQRIQPPDLPPLSQIDPRELEAFLVPYARFRIGEYFEGLVLYWLEQIRGVNIIAQHQQVFENQQTIGEIDFLFQDEAGELTHWETAVKFYLYCPEVNATGSHFVGPNVKDTFERKMQRLFAHQLPLSKQHFPDVTRREAFVKGWLFYHPDHEPPTQLPDHLSPQHAQGVWLHLKELDRLLNQDSNPRFLIREKPDWLSPAFCNSTDPALIDFDQLHRHLAAHFQKSTRPILISVLTAHDAYYRESERVFIVPDHWPQIH, from the coding sequence CCGAACTCAGACAGTCCCGCGCACTCCGCGACCTGCAATGGGCCATCGAAAGTCCCTCGCTCATTACGCAGCTCGATCAGAGGATCCAGCCTCCTGATCTGCCCCCACTCAGCCAGATCGACCCGCGGGAACTGGAAGCGTTTCTGGTACCGTATGCCCGCTTTCGCATTGGCGAATATTTCGAGGGACTGGTTCTCTACTGGCTGGAGCAGATCCGGGGCGTCAATATCATAGCCCAGCATCAGCAGGTCTTTGAAAATCAACAGACCATCGGCGAAATTGATTTTCTGTTCCAGGATGAAGCAGGCGAACTGACACACTGGGAAACCGCTGTCAAATTCTATCTGTATTGCCCCGAGGTCAATGCGACGGGCAGCCACTTTGTCGGTCCGAATGTCAAAGATACTTTCGAAAGGAAAATGCAACGACTCTTCGCGCATCAGCTCCCGTTGAGCAAGCAGCATTTCCCGGATGTCACCCGGAGAGAGGCCTTCGTCAAAGGCTGGCTGTTCTATCATCCCGATCACGAACCTCCCACGCAGTTACCGGACCATCTCTCCCCGCAGCATGCCCAGGGCGTCTGGCTCCACTTGAAAGAGCTGGACCGACTCTTAAATCAGGATTCGAATCCTCGTTTCCTTATTCGGGAAAAACCGGACTGGCTCTCCCCCGCATTCTGTAACAGCACAGACCCGGCTCTGATCGACTTTGACCAACTGCACCGTCACCTCGCAGCGCACTTCCAAAAGTCAACACGCCCGATTCTGATCAGCGTCTTAACCGCACACGACGCATACTATCGCGAAAGCGAACGGGTTTTCATCGTCCCCGACCACTGGCCGCAGATTCATTAA
- a CDS encoding anti-phage deoxyguanosine triphosphatase, which yields MEDHWILRRREDEEGYPRKTFNDPDSENYESQFLRDKARIIHSSAFRRLQSKTQVFSLGDSDFYRTRLTHTLEVAQIGASIASQLRFSGHRDQISTLIPSNSLIEAICLAHDLGHPPYGHGGEYSLNKFMYQDGGFEGNGQTLRIVCRLGEFSEQHGLDLTRRTLLGLLKYPAIHSQVANYDQVQANHSDTSSKLALYKPPKCIHDDDADLLEWIIKPFSESDRAILTELKSNPTGHAKTIRKSFDTSIMELADDIAYGVHDLEDAIAMGLVSHRIWEAEVMEQLPNHSGTELADIITRYTEKLFSGSHKQLKHGISNIVGGLIRDIEIRDLESGEHELIRFNACLTTDSAAILNILKNFVFKHVIKQRQNQILELKGQMIVEKLFEAILENPERLLKPDEFESFKVTGSKRILSDYVSGMTDVYASRLYSNLFLPQSGSLFDQL from the coding sequence ATGGAAGATCACTGGATATTACGCCGACGGGAGGATGAAGAAGGTTACCCCCGTAAGACGTTTAACGACCCCGACTCGGAGAATTACGAATCGCAGTTCCTGCGCGATAAAGCCCGGATTATTCACTCGTCCGCCTTCCGCCGTCTGCAGTCGAAAACCCAGGTCTTCTCACTGGGAGACAGCGACTTCTACCGTACCCGCCTGACCCACACCCTCGAAGTGGCACAGATTGGGGCCAGCATCGCTTCGCAATTGCGGTTTTCCGGTCATCGGGATCAGATCTCCACTCTGATTCCCTCCAACAGTTTGATCGAGGCCATCTGCCTGGCTCACGATCTGGGGCATCCTCCCTACGGGCATGGCGGCGAATACTCACTCAATAAATTCATGTATCAGGACGGCGGCTTTGAAGGCAACGGACAGACCCTGCGTATCGTCTGTCGCCTGGGCGAATTTTCGGAACAGCATGGTCTCGATCTCACCCGCCGTACCCTGCTGGGATTATTAAAGTATCCCGCCATCCATTCCCAGGTCGCCAACTACGACCAGGTCCAGGCGAATCACAGCGACACCAGTTCAAAACTCGCCCTTTACAAACCGCCTAAATGTATTCACGACGATGACGCCGACCTCCTGGAGTGGATCATTAAACCTTTTTCGGAATCCGACCGCGCAATCCTCACCGAACTCAAGTCAAATCCGACCGGGCACGCCAAAACGATCCGCAAATCCTTCGATACGTCGATCATGGAACTGGCCGACGACATCGCTTATGGCGTGCATGACCTGGAAGATGCCATCGCCATGGGACTGGTCTCTCACCGGATCTGGGAAGCCGAAGTCATGGAGCAGCTTCCGAATCATTCCGGGACGGAACTGGCCGATATCATCACCCGTTATACCGAGAAATTGTTTTCCGGTTCGCATAAACAACTCAAGCACGGCATCAGCAATATCGTAGGCGGGCTGATCCGCGATATCGAAATCCGCGACCTGGAATCAGGTGAGCATGAACTGATCCGCTTTAATGCCTGCCTCACAACCGACTCGGCAGCGATTCTGAATATTCTCAAGAACTTCGTTTTCAAGCACGTCATCAAACAGCGTCAGAATCAGATCCTGGAACTCAAAGGGCAGATGATCGTGGAGAAACTGTTCGAAGCAATTCTCGAGAATCCGGAACGACTGCTCAAGCCGGACGAATTCGAAAGCTTCAAAGTCACCGGCTCCAAACGCATCCTCTCAGACTACGTCTCAGGCATGACCGACGTGTACGCCAGCCGGCTCTACAGTAACCTGTTTCTACCTCAGTCGGGTTCGCTGTTTGACCAGCTCTGA
- a CDS encoding M56 family metallopeptidase produces MSEFFQQTVNTGSTFLLVAGVQAAFVALFVFVLLLLTRRFTSSPLRYALLLIVLVKFATPPFYGFATGVFTQYSEIRNHPTIAPGPPIVVYEDYVPPIVISPQKTAATAAQSSVPAVAETAKAEPAPLKRNVPTAPEPDKDFRWAPLLMLFYLTGTLFVVGRLLLQYRRIRRLVRDSTIETEGALWTELSQVAEQIGLRRVPRLRISDETDGPFAIGTWRPTIVLPRGLAEELQADQLTIVLAHELAHVRRRDLLVGWFETLVSIVWWFHPALWWLRRSLRQTREDCCDDLLLARELALPERYCETLIEAAARQHSRLAEPLVLGFVHREHPTARRIRRLMDASLFRSDRLRYPALFLVLLIALIMLPGIQPETQPVTSTTLEGIGGWRNLAFQLDKKEEAVIEECKQLSQTYFHMRSDKRVFNDTETRDKLTAILKQNPQCFYAQYLLGTWYRLQGNREEAQRLIQQSLENAPVMLTQTYKLGTGQPAAGIEVSAITIECNRVKDHYLDPSLNLQYVGLITDAQGTVKLPVFDTVFRTSSQSYPEGYQAEFQNLGWFESKSHQGTLPDVLVWKTWSRPRDFTRTAAESNLLRKAEGTRSLELDLDENRYAIGSVSRGQADGTFLSEDGKGHSVKSTSGPLPELSNASYMDHALIELVSPAESQFDLEQVNVLDSQTKVPLTTFQYGAGFIWDDSRRFHLFSLWERLPRTIDLVLKVYNYESDHFRYKIPAQVGVTIQHAGATLEIKYLESGNHIGWSSNKGFYGEAQNKRNTSETIIDLIQGENLKATLWVVSKSGRRIKLDRGGWSSGNIGTPPIRILLPLSEIDHFELLPNVAAQTIYFEQLQLPTRETPLDQQVPEIVFPVKGQARKFTSHVLSPLLIHFESQRGNLYSGMGSTMSTFEFQERAPANQDPKSQSTVSWYYYATTSLKQRVEVFTINDAGKSGLLSSSCTSIWGAAGYARRKVPVELLDSVRLEFLPQPAD; encoded by the coding sequence ATGAGTGAGTTCTTCCAGCAAACCGTAAATACCGGGAGCACGTTCCTGCTGGTGGCGGGAGTGCAGGCTGCGTTTGTAGCTCTGTTCGTGTTTGTGTTACTGCTGCTGACCCGGCGTTTCACCAGTTCTCCCCTGCGGTATGCACTGTTGCTGATTGTGCTCGTCAAATTCGCCACTCCTCCGTTTTATGGATTTGCAACTGGGGTCTTTACGCAGTACTCCGAAATTCGCAACCACCCGACCATTGCCCCGGGACCGCCGATTGTAGTTTATGAAGATTACGTTCCCCCGATTGTGATCTCTCCTCAGAAAACTGCTGCTACAGCAGCACAGTCCTCTGTTCCGGCAGTTGCGGAAACAGCGAAAGCAGAACCCGCTCCTCTCAAGCGAAACGTGCCAACTGCTCCTGAGCCAGACAAGGACTTTCGCTGGGCGCCGCTGCTGATGTTGTTCTATCTGACGGGCACATTGTTCGTTGTGGGGCGATTGCTGCTGCAATACCGACGTATCAGACGCCTTGTTCGCGACAGTACGATTGAAACAGAAGGCGCCTTGTGGACTGAGTTGAGTCAGGTTGCGGAACAGATCGGACTGCGCAGGGTCCCGAGGTTACGGATCTCCGACGAAACAGACGGCCCCTTTGCCATCGGCACCTGGCGTCCGACGATTGTACTACCCCGCGGGCTGGCAGAGGAATTGCAGGCGGATCAACTGACGATTGTGCTCGCACACGAGCTGGCACATGTCCGTCGCCGGGACCTGCTGGTTGGCTGGTTTGAAACGCTGGTGAGTATCGTCTGGTGGTTTCATCCGGCACTGTGGTGGTTACGCCGTTCGCTCAGACAGACCCGCGAGGACTGTTGCGATGACCTGCTGCTGGCCAGAGAGCTGGCTCTGCCGGAACGGTATTGTGAAACGCTGATTGAGGCTGCGGCTCGTCAACACAGCCGACTGGCGGAGCCGCTGGTCCTCGGGTTTGTGCATCGCGAACATCCTACCGCGCGGCGAATCAGGCGATTGATGGATGCGTCGCTCTTTCGGTCAGATCGCCTGCGGTACCCTGCCCTGTTCCTGGTGCTGCTGATTGCTTTGATCATGTTGCCGGGGATTCAACCGGAAACACAGCCGGTTACTTCTACTACGCTGGAGGGGATCGGCGGCTGGAGGAATCTGGCTTTTCAACTTGATAAAAAAGAAGAAGCGGTCATTGAAGAGTGCAAGCAACTGTCACAGACCTATTTCCATATGCGAAGCGATAAACGAGTATTCAACGATACAGAAACGCGTGACAAGCTGACCGCGATTCTGAAACAGAACCCTCAATGTTTCTATGCCCAGTATCTGCTGGGGACGTGGTATCGCCTCCAGGGTAATCGGGAAGAAGCACAGCGACTGATTCAACAGTCTCTGGAGAATGCACCGGTCATGCTGACACAGACCTACAAACTGGGGACAGGACAACCGGCCGCGGGTATCGAAGTCTCCGCCATCACAATCGAATGCAACCGCGTAAAGGACCACTATCTGGATCCGAGCCTGAATCTACAGTATGTCGGCCTGATCACCGATGCCCAGGGGACCGTGAAACTGCCCGTATTTGACACCGTTTTTCGTACGAGCAGCCAGTCTTATCCTGAAGGATATCAGGCCGAGTTTCAGAACCTGGGCTGGTTTGAATCCAAGTCCCATCAGGGGACCTTACCCGATGTGTTGGTCTGGAAAACCTGGTCGCGTCCACGGGACTTCACCCGCACGGCTGCGGAATCGAATCTGCTCAGGAAAGCAGAAGGAACCCGCAGCCTGGAACTGGACCTGGATGAGAACCGCTATGCGATCGGGAGTGTCTCTCGCGGACAGGCGGACGGCACATTCCTCAGCGAAGATGGCAAAGGTCATTCCGTCAAATCGACCAGCGGCCCCTTGCCTGAACTTTCCAATGCCTCTTACATGGATCACGCACTGATTGAACTGGTGTCTCCGGCCGAGTCACAGTTTGATCTGGAACAGGTCAACGTGCTGGACTCACAGACGAAGGTTCCTTTAACGACTTTTCAATATGGTGCCGGCTTTATCTGGGATGATTCCCGCCGATTTCATCTGTTCTCACTGTGGGAGCGGTTGCCAAGGACGATCGATCTGGTGCTAAAGGTCTATAACTACGAGTCGGACCATTTTCGGTACAAGATTCCGGCCCAGGTGGGAGTGACCATACAACATGCCGGAGCGACGCTGGAAATTAAATACCTGGAGTCCGGCAATCATATAGGCTGGAGTTCGAATAAAGGCTTTTATGGTGAGGCCCAAAACAAGCGGAATACTTCCGAAACGATCATCGATCTGATTCAGGGAGAGAATTTGAAAGCGACGTTATGGGTTGTTTCCAAGTCGGGAAGGCGAATCAAGCTGGATCGAGGTGGCTGGTCTTCCGGTAACATCGGAACTCCCCCCATCCGAATCCTGCTGCCTCTCAGCGAGATCGATCATTTCGAACTGTTGCCCAATGTTGCTGCCCAGACAATCTACTTTGAGCAACTTCAATTACCGACGCGTGAGACGCCACTGGATCAACAAGTGCCGGAGATTGTCTTTCCGGTCAAGGGGCAGGCCCGGAAGTTTACTTCCCACGTCCTGAGTCCTCTGCTCATCCATTTTGAAAGCCAGCGGGGGAATCTCTATTCGGGTATGGGTTCGACGATGTCGACGTTCGAATTTCAGGAGCGTGCACCAGCAAATCAGGATCCCAAGTCTCAGTCAACCGTCAGCTGGTACTATTATGCCACGACCAGCCTGAAACAGCGTGTGGAAGTTTTCACTATAAACGATGCCGGTAAGTCTGGCTTATTAAGCTCTTCCTGCACCAGTATCTGGGGCGCCGCCGGTTACGCGAGACGAAAGGTCCCGGTGGAACTACTGGATTCGGTCCGCCTGGAATTTTTGCCTCAACCGGCCGACTGA
- a CDS encoding BlaI/MecI/CopY family transcriptional regulator, which produces MNQSKQKIPDAERDVLVCLNQLGEATVKEISQALEPVRKMEPSSVMTLLKRLEARKLVTKRKGDKGKAFLFRATRESVRAYRHLLNDLFQGVFGGDTLAFMSSFFETRKPSEEEITQLQELLDDLREQKKKGDRS; this is translated from the coding sequence ATGAATCAGTCCAAACAAAAAATCCCGGATGCGGAACGTGATGTCCTGGTCTGCCTGAATCAGCTGGGGGAGGCCACGGTGAAAGAGATCAGCCAGGCGCTGGAGCCGGTGCGGAAGATGGAGCCTTCGTCTGTGATGACGCTGCTCAAGCGGCTGGAGGCCCGCAAGCTGGTGACGAAGCGCAAGGGGGACAAAGGGAAAGCCTTTCTGTTTCGGGCTACCCGGGAGTCGGTGCGGGCGTATCGGCATCTGTTAAACGACCTGTTTCAGGGGGTGTTCGGTGGTGACACGCTGGCTTTCATGTCGTCGTTCTTTGAAACGCGGAAGCCAAGCGAAGAGGAAATCACCCAGTTACAGGAATTGCTGGATGATCTGCGCGAACAGAAGAAAAAGGGAGATCGGTCATGA
- a CDS encoding linear amide C-N hydrolase yields MCTRAVYFGKENQIVTGRTMDWKEEMHTNLWVFPRGMDRDCGLGEHSITWTSRYGSLVASVYEGGTADGMNEKGLVTNLLYLVESEYPPADDSRPALVITAWAQYVLDQFATVAEAVEELSREEFRVVPVVAPNGAEGTVHLSISDPTGDSAILEYINGSLRIHHAREHQVMTNSPIFDEQLALNRYWQQIGGTVMLPGTNRAADRFARASFYVNACHQSADAREAVASVFSVMRNVSVPRGISTPDQPNISTTIWRTVSDQKNRVYFFENTASPSLVWIRLSQLDFSAGAPVQKLTLDGNPDLAGDQSHGFQPAEPFQFLVPVM; encoded by the coding sequence ATGTGCACACGCGCCGTCTATTTTGGCAAGGAAAACCAGATCGTCACCGGCCGGACAATGGACTGGAAAGAAGAGATGCACACCAACCTCTGGGTCTTTCCGCGTGGTATGGACCGTGATTGTGGACTGGGAGAGCACTCCATCACCTGGACCAGTCGCTATGGCAGCCTGGTAGCCTCCGTTTACGAAGGCGGGACAGCCGATGGCATGAATGAGAAAGGGCTGGTGACCAATCTGCTCTATCTGGTGGAATCAGAATACCCCCCGGCAGACGACTCACGACCGGCCCTGGTAATCACCGCCTGGGCTCAGTACGTCCTCGATCAGTTTGCCACCGTAGCCGAAGCCGTTGAAGAATTGAGTCGAGAAGAATTCCGCGTTGTCCCCGTAGTTGCACCGAATGGCGCCGAAGGCACCGTGCATCTTTCGATCTCGGATCCAACGGGAGATTCGGCGATCCTGGAATACATCAACGGGAGCTTGCGAATCCATCACGCCCGCGAACACCAGGTGATGACCAATTCCCCCATCTTTGACGAACAGCTGGCTCTCAACCGCTACTGGCAACAGATCGGCGGTACGGTCATGCTGCCGGGCACCAACCGGGCCGCGGATCGCTTTGCCCGGGCATCCTTTTACGTCAACGCCTGTCATCAGTCAGCCGACGCCCGCGAAGCAGTGGCCAGCGTTTTCAGCGTGATGCGGAACGTAAGCGTCCCCCGTGGCATCAGTACTCCCGATCAACCCAATATCTCCACAACCATCTGGCGTACCGTGAGCGATCAGAAGAACCGCGTCTACTTCTTCGAAAACACAGCCAGTCCCTCACTGGTCTGGATCCGTTTGAGCCAGCTCGATTTCAGCGCAGGCGCCCCAGTCCAGAAACTGACCCTGGACGGCAACCCCGACCTGGCCGGCGACCAGTCCCACGGCTTCCAACCCGCAGAACCATTCCAGTTCCTGGTTCCAGTGATGTAA
- a CDS encoding DUF1559 domain-containing protein, with product MSIPRRSRSHRGFTLIELLVVIAIIAILIALLLPAVQQAREAARRSTCKNNLKQLGLALHNYHSTFQMLPPAYVRDPNVGDDEGHWTWSAFIAPHIELTSVYNAFQVGNTPASYAFGNNIQAMQQTYPVFRCPSDTGPATHTEAGYTIDYFVSGSRTSNVGVSVTNYVVSNNNAYHRATRATNYLDGTTGGTGAFWGNSNCRFRDVTDGLSNTILAGERAYQIPGNPMYAGMLFAVRDNLGLGPTCTNCTGNTAANQGLLSITGTTHFGINPISSTDQANGGYSSRHVGGAQFLMGDGAVRFISENIDTNITNGGVVDSTLERLSSISDGAILGEY from the coding sequence ATGAGTATTCCAAGACGCTCGCGATCACATCGAGGTTTTACCTTGATCGAACTGCTGGTGGTCATTGCCATCATCGCTATTCTGATTGCACTCCTGCTGCCGGCTGTACAACAGGCTCGAGAAGCGGCCCGCCGCAGTACCTGTAAAAATAATCTGAAGCAGCTCGGTCTCGCACTGCACAACTACCATTCCACGTTCCAGATGCTGCCCCCCGCTTATGTACGTGATCCCAATGTGGGAGATGATGAAGGCCACTGGACCTGGTCCGCCTTTATTGCCCCTCATATTGAATTAACCTCGGTCTACAATGCGTTCCAGGTGGGAAACACACCGGCCAGCTACGCATTCGGCAACAACATTCAGGCCATGCAACAGACTTACCCCGTATTTCGCTGTCCGTCCGATACCGGACCGGCAACGCATACGGAAGCCGGCTACACAATCGATTATTTTGTTTCTGGTAGCCGGACATCCAACGTCGGTGTCTCGGTCACCAATTATGTTGTCTCGAATAACAATGCCTATCACCGTGCGACCCGGGCGACCAACTATCTTGATGGCACCACGGGAGGCACCGGCGCATTCTGGGGTAACAGTAATTGTCGCTTCCGCGATGTGACCGACGGCTTGAGCAACACGATCCTGGCCGGCGAGCGCGCCTACCAGATTCCGGGCAATCCCATGTATGCGGGTATGCTGTTCGCCGTCCGCGACAATCTCGGACTGGGACCTACGTGTACCAATTGTACCGGAAACACCGCTGCGAACCAGGGGCTGCTCAGCATTACCGGCACCACTCATTTCGGTATCAATCCGATCTCCTCAACCGATCAGGCTAATGGCGGATACAGCAGTCGGCACGTGGGCGGAGCTCAGTTCCTGATGGGCGATGGTGCAGTTCGCTTCATCAGCGAAAACATCGATACGAACATCACCAACGGGGGCGTCGTCGACAGCACACTCGAACGTCTCTCTTCAATTTCGGATGGCGCCATTCTCGGCGAATATTAA
- a CDS encoding family 16 glycoside hydrolase: MSAQSYLLTVACLLAPVSVFAGAPEAISADHYQQTLASDDFSGPELGKQWRLYKGSSVVKAGVLQGVELEGGGHAAVHQLKTEPYSDVELTVDLKFEGSPYTNLTFNQHKFKGSHAGHLCRVVVSPTKVTLRDGKTGVFNNEIFKKRQNKEKLTEAEQEILERSQAVFPVKLKKGEWYTVTVRIKGDQMQAFIDGKLIGSLRSPGIAHPTKDMIGLVTPKQSIHYDNVKVRVP; this comes from the coding sequence ATGTCCGCTCAATCTTATCTGCTTACTGTGGCCTGTCTGCTGGCACCGGTATCGGTCTTCGCGGGAGCACCGGAAGCCATTTCCGCAGACCATTATCAGCAGACGCTGGCCTCAGATGATTTCTCCGGGCCCGAACTCGGCAAGCAGTGGCGCCTCTATAAAGGCTCCTCAGTCGTGAAAGCTGGTGTGTTGCAAGGCGTCGAACTCGAAGGGGGCGGACACGCAGCCGTCCATCAGTTGAAGACCGAACCCTACAGCGATGTCGAACTCACCGTCGATCTCAAGTTCGAGGGTTCACCCTACACGAATCTGACCTTCAATCAGCATAAATTCAAAGGCTCACATGCAGGCCATCTCTGCCGCGTGGTGGTTTCGCCCACAAAAGTCACACTCCGTGACGGCAAGACCGGCGTCTTCAATAATGAGATCTTCAAGAAACGTCAGAATAAAGAAAAACTGACTGAAGCCGAACAGGAGATCCTGGAACGCTCCCAGGCCGTCTTCCCGGTCAAACTGAAAAAAGGCGAGTGGTACACCGTCACCGTCCGCATTAAAGGGGACCAGATGCAGGCTTTCATCGACGGCAAGCTGATTGGCTCCCTCCGTTCCCCAGGCATTGCCCATCCCACCAAAGACATGATCGGCCTGGTCACCCCCAAACAGTCGATCCATTACGACAATGTCAAAGTCCGTGTACCTTAA
- a CDS encoding DUF2007 domain-containing protein, whose protein sequence is MSDEFITIATTSTPTEASLIRNQLEAEGIRVYLSDEEAVGMAWYLGNALGGIKVQVASEDADRAFELLDEHDPVTISEEDWKTVEGFENGWDEDEATEDDAQETVVESAAERDLDQEVNRAFKAAVLGIIFFPIQVYSFFLLLDILFTGLALTPSQQKKVSISFLLDCFVLSAWSYILFFRGY, encoded by the coding sequence ATGTCTGATGAATTCATCACCATCGCCACGACAAGCACCCCCACCGAAGCCAGCCTGATCCGCAACCAGCTGGAAGCGGAGGGAATTCGGGTCTATCTCTCAGACGAAGAGGCCGTCGGTATGGCCTGGTATCTTGGGAATGCACTCGGCGGAATTAAGGTTCAGGTCGCTTCTGAAGACGCCGATCGCGCTTTTGAACTACTCGATGAACACGATCCGGTGACCATCAGCGAGGAAGACTGGAAAACCGTCGAAGGCTTCGAGAACGGCTGGGACGAGGATGAAGCCACGGAAGACGATGCACAAGAAACCGTTGTGGAATCGGCTGCTGAGCGAGACCTGGATCAGGAGGTGAATCGTGCTTTTAAAGCCGCCGTCCTGGGCATAATATTTTTTCCGATCCAGGTCTATTCATTTTTTCTGTTGCTGGATATTCTCTTTACCGGTCTTGCGTTGACTCCATCTCAACAGAAAAAAGTAAGTATCAGTTTTCTGCTGGACTGTTTCGTTTTGTCGGCCTGGTCATACATCCTGTTCTTTCGCGGTTATTAA
- a CDS encoding DUF899 domain-containing protein, whose translation MNSTEQTLAHPDVVTHDAWRTQRLELLAAEKELTRHRDRVNAQRRRLPMVKLEKDYRFAGPEGQLGLIDLFAGRRQLIVYHFMFAPDWKQGCQGCTMLVNSLGDLSLLNKRDTTFVLVSRAPLEKLQKYQAEQGWDRTWVSSFESDFNYDFHVTLDDTVASPEYNYRSQKELQERKEAEPFFLSGELHGVSVFFRVHDDVYHTYSTYARGCESLTDSFRLLDLTPYGRQEEFEDSPAGWPQKPTYG comes from the coding sequence ATGAACTCAACCGAACAGACGCTGGCACATCCGGATGTGGTTACCCACGACGCATGGCGCACACAGCGACTCGAATTACTGGCAGCAGAAAAAGAACTTACCCGGCACCGGGATCGCGTCAACGCTCAACGACGGCGCCTGCCGATGGTGAAGCTCGAAAAGGATTATCGGTTCGCAGGTCCTGAAGGCCAACTCGGTCTAATCGATCTGTTCGCGGGTCGTCGTCAGTTAATTGTCTATCACTTCATGTTCGCGCCGGACTGGAAGCAGGGCTGCCAGGGGTGTACCATGCTGGTCAACAGTCTCGGTGATTTGTCTCTGCTCAATAAACGGGATACGACATTCGTTCTGGTTTCCCGAGCACCATTGGAGAAACTTCAGAAATATCAGGCCGAACAGGGATGGGACCGCACCTGGGTCTCTTCATTCGAAAGTGACTTCAATTACGATTTCCATGTCACTCTCGACGACACCGTTGCCTCGCCTGAATATAACTATCGCAGCCAGAAGGAACTGCAGGAGCGTAAGGAGGCAGAACCGTTTTTCCTCTCGGGCGAACTGCACGGCGTTAGTGTCTTTTTCCGCGTGCACGACGACGTTTATCACACCTATTCGACCTACGCCCGGGGATGTGAAAGCCTGACCGATTCCTTTCGTCTGCTGGACCTGACCCCCTATGGTCGCCAGGAAGAATTCGAAGATTCCCCAGCCGGCTGGCCCCAGAAGCCCACTTACGGTTAA
- a CDS encoding acyltransferase — MFIKQLESLRGIAALMVALSHCLIVFTVDQNPMIWTTSLRETQGTQAFLTRLLLIPCNGGAAVTVFFVLSGYVLGLSLDRKPRQSMTYLAFYVKRVLRIYPAYLVCLTLIIASIMGFHTYQRFPNTSLWFQEWYQQNITWNNALANYALLETNLNQIAWTLKVELVMSFGFPLFYLLSRKRAQKGNYVILLILMALSCILPGIIYLLYGFVFYLGLMLPALIEKLKQAVAPSARHTLFLVSVIALLCARSLFAPQERFFTVLLEALAAATIIAILAEGTVKVWGSRLLDLPLVHKLGQISYSFYIYHFIIMYWLAWGLLHLVSVETTANYPLLLSLLLAVVSVPLTFVVAQLSYQAVERPMIGWGARLAEKVTDLARASTARLRLQRK, encoded by the coding sequence ATGTTTATTAAACAACTGGAATCTCTGCGCGGGATTGCTGCGTTGATGGTCGCGCTCAGTCACTGTCTGATCGTGTTTACCGTTGATCAGAATCCGATGATCTGGACGACCAGTCTCCGGGAAACGCAGGGGACCCAGGCCTTCCTTACCAGACTGCTGCTGATTCCCTGTAACGGCGGCGCCGCGGTGACGGTGTTCTTCGTTCTGAGTGGCTATGTCCTGGGACTGTCGCTCGATCGCAAGCCTCGGCAGTCGATGACGTATCTGGCGTTCTATGTGAAACGCGTCTTGCGAATCTATCCCGCGTATCTCGTCTGTCTCACGCTGATCATAGCTTCCATCATGGGATTCCATACTTACCAGCGGTTCCCGAATACGTCGCTCTGGTTTCAGGAGTGGTATCAGCAGAATATCACCTGGAACAACGCACTGGCCAATTATGCCCTGCTGGAGACAAACCTTAATCAGATTGCCTGGACGCTGAAAGTAGAATTGGTAATGTCGTTCGGCTTTCCGCTCTTTTATCTCCTCAGTCGAAAACGCGCACAGAAAGGGAATTATGTCATCCTGCTAATTCTGATGGCACTTTCCTGTATTCTACCGGGAATTATTTATCTGCTGTATGGGTTCGTCTTCTACCTGGGACTGATGCTGCCGGCCCTGATAGAAAAACTGAAACAGGCAGTCGCCCCGTCAGCCCGGCACACCCTGTTTCTGGTCAGTGTCATCGCTCTGCTGTGTGCCCGCTCCCTGTTTGCACCTCAGGAACGCTTTTTTACCGTCCTGCTCGAAGCACTGGCTGCAGCCACGATTATCGCCATTCTGGCGGAAGGAACCGTCAAGGTCTGGGGAAGCCGCCTGCTGGATTTACCGCTGGTCCACAAACTCGGGCAGATTTCGTATTCTTTTTACATCTATCACTTCATCATTATGTACTGGCTCGCCTGGGGACTGCTCCATCTGGTCAGTGTGGAAACCACAGCGAATTATCCACTACTGTTGAGCCTGCTTCTGGCTGTCGTTTCAGTCCCCCTCACTTTCGTGGTAGCCCAGCTTTCCTATCAGGCAGTAGAACGCCCGATGATCGGCTGGGGCGCCCGCCTGGCAGAAAAAGTGACAGACCTGGCCCGAGCCTCTACCGCCCGCCTGCGTCTACAGAGAAAATAG